The Muntiacus reevesi chromosome 7, mMunRee1.1, whole genome shotgun sequence genome includes a region encoding these proteins:
- the TMEM253 gene encoding transmembrane protein 253 isoform X1: MEDRADQQERPSLRLEKLQHWARHRQSGRLLVLAVSQLWLAVAVLPFAVSVACLNSACHMTTALPLGPGILGLLTGIVTLELRRAPRLWKVRAMMIFNTFNLISGFIALVVEVMKTALMSAPNVSSQLAGLLMLELSAEAFTLGGVLVSAYALFLLSQRKPRCCRSQSLRYQELQEGLSELEEVPELETGPTVASTAKRTNE, translated from the exons ATGGAGGACAGAGCTGATCAGCAAGAGAGACCTAGCCTTCGTCTGGAAAAGCTACAGCACTGGGCCAGGCACAGGCAGAGTGGGCGCCTCCTGGTGCTGGCG GTGAGCCAGCTGTGGCTGGCAGTGGCTGTGCTGCCCTTTGCTGTCTCAGTAGCCTGCCTGAACTCTGCTTGTCACATGACCACAGCACTGCCACTTGGGCCTGGCATACTG GGTCTCCTCACTGGGATTGTTACCCTTGAGCTGCGCAGAGCACCCCGTCTCTGGAAG GTGCGCGCCATGATGATATTCAACACCTTTAATCTGATCTCGGGCTTCATCGCATTGGTGGTCGAGGTGATGAAGACAGCCTTGATGTCTGCCCCAAATGTCTCCTCCCAG CTAGCCGGCTTGCTGATGCTGGAGCTCAGCGCTGAGGCCTTCACCCTAGGGGGAGTGCTGGTCTCAGCATACGCGCTGTTCCTGCTGAGCCAGAGGAAGCCAAGATGCTGCAGAAGCCAGAGTCTGCGCTACCAGGAGCTACAGGAG GGCCTCTCAGAGTTGGAGGAAGTTCCTGAGTTGGAGACTGGTCCCACAGTGGCTAGCACAGCAAAGAGAACAAATGAGTGA
- the TMEM253 gene encoding transmembrane protein 253 isoform X2, which produces MEDRADQQERPSLRLEKLQHWARHRQSGRLLVLAGLLTGIVTLELRRAPRLWKVRAMMIFNTFNLISGFIALVVEVMKTALMSAPNVSSQLAGLLMLELSAEAFTLGGVLVSAYALFLLSQRKPRCCRSQSLRYQELQEGLSELEEVPELETGPTVASTAKRTNE; this is translated from the exons ATGGAGGACAGAGCTGATCAGCAAGAGAGACCTAGCCTTCGTCTGGAAAAGCTACAGCACTGGGCCAGGCACAGGCAGAGTGGGCGCCTCCTGGTGCTGGCG GGTCTCCTCACTGGGATTGTTACCCTTGAGCTGCGCAGAGCACCCCGTCTCTGGAAG GTGCGCGCCATGATGATATTCAACACCTTTAATCTGATCTCGGGCTTCATCGCATTGGTGGTCGAGGTGATGAAGACAGCCTTGATGTCTGCCCCAAATGTCTCCTCCCAG CTAGCCGGCTTGCTGATGCTGGAGCTCAGCGCTGAGGCCTTCACCCTAGGGGGAGTGCTGGTCTCAGCATACGCGCTGTTCCTGCTGAGCCAGAGGAAGCCAAGATGCTGCAGAAGCCAGAGTCTGCGCTACCAGGAGCTACAGGAG GGCCTCTCAGAGTTGGAGGAAGTTCCTGAGTTGGAGACTGGTCCCACAGTGGCTAGCACAGCAAAGAGAACAAATGAGTGA